In one Trichosurus vulpecula isolate mTriVul1 chromosome 8, mTriVul1.pri, whole genome shotgun sequence genomic region, the following are encoded:
- the PRF1 gene encoding perforin-1 has product MTWSSSSPSFLILLLFYVFILLQLPWVTLAPCRTATRAECRHQQAFVPGWELAGEGVDVTTLRRTGYFPVNGHRFERPDGTCTLCQNDMQDGQLQRLPLAITDWHSQSASCERSVAKTEATSVIQVAAEAAKRIQNDWKVGLEVEPKPNIKSQIAIAASHSEAAQFAAAKTHEDEYSFTMDSVQCRYYRFHLVEKPPLNQEFLQAVRALPHKFNASTSADYHRFIANYGTHFLKSVELGGRVTDITALRTCKLALNGLRANEVSICLAVEAAVTVGKAVASSDIKKCEEEKKDHNIQGSFHTTYRERKVEVEGGKLKDGSSDLLFADQDGKEKFSEWMDTLPSKPGLLAYSLEPLHFLLGYKNPWREELRKAVSHYVNSRARWQDCSKPCPPGKKKNPRDPCHCVCQASAFTNGDCCPRERGLAHVEVTNIRAKHLWGDHFTETDAYIKAFFDNKELRTPVVWNSNNPMWHTKLDFGTVQLMTGGPLRMQVWDKDHGWDDDLLGSCDKMPEAGERWEHCHFSHGFLTFHYKVTCTPHLQGITCEEYAPRGALGEPAGNRSGAVW; this is encoded by the exons ATGACCtggtcctcctcctctccctccttcctcatcctcctcctcttttacGTGTTCATCCTCCTCCAGCTGCCCTGGGTCACACTGGCCCCCTGTAGGACTGCCACCCGTGCTGAATGCCGCCACCAGCAGGCATTTGTGCCAGGCTGGGAACTGGCTGGGGAGGGTGTGGATGTCACCACCCTTCGCCGAACAGGCTACTTCCCCGTGAATGGCCACAGATTTGAACGTCCCGATGGCACCTGTACCCTGTGCCAAAATGATATGCAAGACGGACAGCTCCAGCGCCTTCCCTTGGCCATCACAGACTGGCACAGCCAGAGTGCTAGCTGTGAGCGAAGTGTAGCCAAGACCGAGGCCACCTCCGTCATACAAGTGGCCGCCGAGGCTGCCAAGAGGATCCAGAATGACTGGAAGGTGGGTCTGGAAGTCGAGCCAAAGCCTAACATCAAGAGCCAAATAGCCATAGCTGCATCCCACTCGGAGGCAGCCCAGTTTGCAGCTGCAAAGACCCACGAGGATGAGTACAGTTTTACCATGGACTCGGTGCAATGTCGTTACTACAg ATTTCACCTGGTAGAGAAACCCCCACTGAATCAAGAGTTCCTTCAGGCTGTCAGGGCTCTGCCCCACAAATTCAATGCCTCCACTAGCGCTGACTACCATCGGTTCATCGCCAATTATGGCACCCACTTTCTCAAGTCCGTGGAGCTGGGGGGCCGGGTCACAGATATCACTGCCCTTCGAACGTGCAAGTTGGCTCTGAATGGGCTCAGAGCCAATGAGGTAAGCATCTGCCTTGCCGTGGAGGCAGCCGTGACTGTGGGTAAGGCTGTTGCCTCGTCAGATATCAAGAAgtgtgaggaagaaaagaaggaccaCAACATCCAGGGCTCCTTCCATACTACCTACAGAGAGCGCAAAGTAGAGGTCGAGGGAGGAAAACTGAAGGATGGCTCATCTGATCTGCTCTTCGCAGATCaggatgggaaagagaaattCTCAGAATGGATGGACACACTCCCCAGTAAGCCCGGACTGTTGGCCTATAGCCTGGAACCCCTGCACTTCTTACTGGGGTATAAGAATCCCTGGAGGGAGGAGTTAAGAAAAGCTGTGAGCCATTATGTGAACAGCAGAGCCCGGTGGCAGGACTGCAGCAAGCCGTGCCCTCCAGGGAAGAAGAAAAACCCCAGAGACCCATGTCATTGTGTGTGCCAGGCATCAGCCTTCACCAATGGTGACTGCTGCCCCAGGGAGAGGGGGCTGGCCCATGTGGAGGTGACCAACATCCGTGCCAAGCACCTGTGGGGAGATCACTTCACAGAGACTGATGCCTACATCAAGGCATTCTTTGACAACAAGGAGCTGAGGACGCCCGTGGTGTGGAACAGCAACAATCCCATGTGGCACACAAAGCTGGACTTTGGGACCGTGCAGCTGATGACCGGGGGCCCCTTAAGGATGCAGGTGTGGGATAAAGACCACGGCTGGGATGACGACCTTCTGGGTTCTTGTGACAAAATGCCAGAGGCAGGGGAAAGGTGGGAGCACTGCCACTTCAGTCATGGCTTCCTAACGTTCCATTACAAAGTAACGTGCACCCCCCATCTCCAGGGGATCACATGTGAGGAGTATGCCCCTCGTGGAGCCCTTGGGGAGCCGGCGGGAAACCGGAGTGGAGCCGTGTGGTAA